The following proteins are encoded in a genomic region of Montipora foliosa isolate CH-2021 chromosome 10, ASM3666993v2, whole genome shotgun sequence:
- the LOC137972529 gene encoding uncharacterized protein, with product MFIHPRRKICSSRLNCIKFIRCVFLSAFMFTTLLYFGSENFSMNWKRLFFKAPKPRGGLLPQLRFTHLQLLVDMFANLTQVTPNRNDCMFATEEFSDLKELETKQTIFLLIIVSTAPSRRDRRDAIRQTWWTKCHGEVRCKFFTDGIQIPKEDKAKLSNEKHIYKDIEFQPVVGGRSFGLRYLYQMMWAAVKYNFTYFLRLDDDYFVCLERLKYELRHRPTKMLSWGWFHCQFRDLIYVDEAWTLFTHDVIVRFLSQDPQRILCYPHADQQIPIWINSVFNKGDNLISFDDRRLHHPKNPNKVKIFEKLTNTCDSFMGIHGSSPELMQRFWKYSNDKAKEITLLTEISQTCNKPFVFDISKMGKAFRFDLRPCLQNPRWAPGEIMWTGIHSGAKTGPLPCP from the exons ATGTTTATACATCCCAGGAGGAAAATATGCTCAAGTCGATTGAATTGCATTAAATTTATCCGCTGCGTGTTTCTTTCTGCTTTTATGTTTACTACGCTGTTGTATTTTGGGAGCGAAAACTTTTCTATGAACTGGAAGAGGTTGTTCTTCAAAGCACCTAAACCACGAGGTGGCCTCCTGCCACAACTAAGATTCACACACCTTCAACTACTTGTGGACATGTTTGCTAACTTGACGCAAGTTACACCCAATAGAAATGATTGTATGTTTGCAACGGAGGAATTCAGTGATTTGAAAGAGCTCGAGACAAAACAAACCATCTTCCTTCTAATTATTGTATCTACGGCGCCTTCAAGACGAGACAGGAGAGATGCAATAAGACAGACATGGTGGACGAAATGTCACGGAGAG GTGCGGTGCAAGTTTTTCACTGACGGCATTCAAATACCCAAAGAGGATAAGGCCAAACTTTCtaatgaaaaacacatttacAAAGACATAGAATTTCAACCGGTTGTTGGCGGCCGAAGTTTTGGCCTTCGATATCTCTACCAAATGATGTGGGCTGCGGTCAAGTACAACTTCACGTATTTCCTCCGTCTTGACGATGACTATTTCGTGTGCCTTGAGAGGCTCAAATATGAGTTACGCCACAGGCCTACCAAGATGTTAAGCTGGGGCTGGTTTCACTGTCAATTTAGAGATCTCATTTACGTGGACGAGGCTTGGACGCTATTTACTCATGACGTCATTGTGCGCTTTTTGTCTCAAGACCCTCAGCGAATCCTTTGTTATCCACACGCTGATCAGCAAATTCCTATTTGGATTAACAGCGTCTTTAATAAAGGCgacaatttaatttcttttgacGATCGAAGACTTCATCACCCTAAAAATCCGAACAAGGTGAAGATATTTGAAAAGCTGACCAACACATGCGACTCCTTCATGGGTATTCACGGAAGCTCGCCAGAATTAATGCAGAGATTTTGGAAGTACAGTAACGACAAGGCCAAGGAAATCACACttttaactgaaatttcacAAACATGTAATAAGCCTTTTGTATTTGACATATCTAAAATGGGTAAAGCCTTTAGATTTGATCTCAGACCCTGTTTACAAAATCCACGATGGGCTCCAGGAGAGATAATGTGGACAGGGATCCATTCAGGGGCCAAGACAGGTCCTCTTCCATGCCCTTAA
- the LOC137972530 gene encoding uncharacterized protein — protein MVYCCAVGCSNDSRSVSKEHGISFHRLPTQKSLLQKWLAKISRVDFVVTKDTRLCSDHFEPECFERDLKAELLGLKATRTLKPDALPTIFVHRPRKKPRLSSENRLHDRAKQEYIASLTTTHHVSPLNVVELSTSTECNSAAVSHNSQGVHAEPVASTSSECYPEVGCLNSQGIDHSEVAFERPLQQVNVDSTKANKTSIPIHKLTSDVGCQINTRGAQLMMKSTESQTYKSSFAVILCDQSTQTDEDFHREEVISSDEVDPSHEQKITPDNSPQKDPSYVPLKNDEMSDHSNSSQSETEDSKSVNPQDDVKFLVFKQELVKLFKRCPECGAGIRKKKESTQGSQLLVSLKCINGHTYFWNSQPMIKGMAAGNLLMSSSILLCGATYTKIATLAEILRLCFFSEKTFCNIQDSYLFPVINEIWEGEQNSVFNDLKDKELCLSGDGRCDSPGHNAKYGTYTMIDQHSDKIVDFQIVQVSEVTSSNAMEREGFKRCMENIQGKGAKVKVVATDRHVSIKSDMKRIYPHVDHQFDVWHLAKSVTKKLTEKAKKKDCSDLFTWIKSVSNHLWWCADTCNGDKELLREKWISIVHHTANIHQWDSADYYHECPHPPIPRNVARIKRWLRPGSPAHEALKEVVFDKNLLKDIQQLTLSCHTGSLEVYHNVQTKYLPKRQHFWYKGMVARTQLAALDHNANISRDHATASRGENEGELRFKVVFPKRSKEWIAKPIMEKTTRDHVPPLVDAIVARKCQDADERSATLTAPHTPRNIACTPRPDKAYVIARHTSRFSNT, from the exons ATGGTGTATTGTTGTGCTGTTGGATGCTCGAATGATTCTCGATCTGTTAGCAAGGAGCATGGAATAAGTTTCCACCGTCTTCCTACACAAAAGTCTCTCTTGCAAAAGTGGTTAGCAAAAATATCCCGAGTTGACTTTGTGGTTACCAAAGATACTCGGTTGTGTTCTGATCACTTCGAGCCTGAATGCTTTGAACGTGATCTTAAAGCAGAACTTCTTGGGTTGAAAGCAACACGTACATTGAAGCCGGATGCACTACCAACAATTTTTGTCCATCGGCCAAGAAAGAAGCCTCGACTGTCGTCTGAAAACCGTTTGCATGACAGAGCAAAGCAAGAG TATATTGCATCACTCACCACGACACACCATGTTTCCCCTTTGAATGTTGTGGAACTTAGTACCTCCACTGAATGTAATTCAGCAGCTGTCTCCCACAATTCCCAGGGTGTGCATGCAGAACCTGTAGCTAGTACCTCCAGTGAATGTTACCCGGAAGTTGGCTGCCTAAATTCCCAGGGCATAGATCATAGTGAGGTTGCATTCGAGAGGCCATTGCAGCAAGTTAATGTGGATTCAAcgaaagcaaataaaacaagTATACCAATACATAAGCTTACCAGTGATGTTGGGTGTCAAATTAATACACGAGGAGCACAACTTATGATGAAATCAACTGAGTCTCAAACTTACAAGTCTTCATTTGCTGTGATCCTGTGTGACCAAAGCACTCAAACTGATGAAGACTTTCACAGAGAGGAAGTGATCTCTTCTGATGAGGTAGACCCTTCCCATGAACAGAAAATCACCCCTGACAATTCACCTCAAAAGGATCCATCTTATGTACCATTGAAAAATGATGAAATGTCAGATCATTCAAACAGTTCACAGTCAGAAACTGAAGATTCAAAAAGTGTCAACCCACAAGATGATGTTAAGTTCCTTGTTTTcaaacaagaattagtgaagcTTTTTAAAAGATGTCCCGAGTGTGGTGCAggcataagaaaaaaaaaagaatctacCCAGGGTTCTCAGTTGCTTGTTTCACTTAAGTGCATAAATGGCCACACCTACTTCTGGAACAGCCAGCCAATGATCAAAGGGATGGCTGCTGGAAACCTTTTAATGTCCTCGTCGATTCTTCTGTGTGGGGCCACTTACACCAAGATAGCTACATTAGCTGAAATATTAAGGTTATGCTTTTTCAGTGAGAAAACATTTTGTAACATTCAAGACTCGTATTTATTTCCAGTAATTAATGAAATTTGGGAGGGAGAACAAAATTCTGTTTTTAATGATTTGAAAGACAAAGAGTTGTGCCTTTCTGGGGATGGTCGCTGTGACAGCCCAGGGCATAACGCAAAATATGGCACCTACACCATGATCGATCAACATAGTGACAAAATAGTTGACTTCCAAATTGTTCAGGTCAGCGAAGTGACCAGCAGTAATGCCATGGAGAGAGAAGGATTTAAAAGGTGCATGGAAAATATCCAGGGTAAAGGGGCAAAAGTAAAGGTTGTGGCAACTGATCGCCATGTAAGCATAAAGTCAGATATGAAACGCATCTACCCTCATGTGGATCACCAGTTTGATGTGTGGCATTTAGCGAAAAGTGTCACTAAAAAACTTACTGAAAAGGCAAAGAAGAAGGACTGTAGTGATCTTTTTACCTGGATCAAGTCAGTCTCCAACCATCTCTGGTGGTGTGCCGACACATGCAATGGGGACAAGGAACTCTTACGGGAGAAGTGGATATCAATTGTCCACCACACTGCCAACATCCACCAGTGGGACAGTGCAGATTATTATCATGAATGTCCCCACCCACCCATCCCAAGAAATGTGGCCAGAATCAAGAGATGGCTAAGGCCAGGTTCGCCAGCACATGAGGCATTAAAAGAAGTGGTATTTGACAAAAATCTACTTAAAGACATCCAGCAGTTGACACTCAGCTGTCACACTGGATCTTTGGAGGTGTATCACAACGTCCAGACAAAATACCTCCCCAAGCGGCAGCACTTTTGGTATAAGGGCATGGTTGCTCGAACACAGCTGGCAGCCCTTGACCACAACGCCAACATCAGCAGAGACCATGCTACTGCTTCAAGGGGAGAAAACGAGGGAGAGCTTCGTTTCAAGGTGGTCTTCCCCAAAAGAAGTAAGGAGTGGATTGCAAAACCAATTATGGAGAAGACCACAAGGGATCATGTACCCCCATTGGTGGATGCAATTGTCGCAAGGAAGTGTCAAGATGCTGATGAAAGAAGTGCCACTCTCACAGCACCACATACTCCACGCAACATTGCTTGCACCCCTCGACCAGATAAGGCATATGTTATTGCAAGGCACACATCTAGATTTTCTAATACTTGA